In Aliamphritea ceti, a single window of DNA contains:
- a CDS encoding ABC transporter substrate-binding protein, whose translation MKSLRQSLLVALGASSLLLSQAHATDKITVGEPSWPGAKIIANLIQVVASEKLGAEVGLAPGANAAIYAGMDKGRGDIDVHPDVWLPNQQSFTDKYVVENGTVALSEGAYEGVSGFCMPSYMKTEHGISSIYDLATPEAQKLFDLNNDGKGEIWVGAPGWGSTKINQVKVRDYGIEDFLEPTTEDEAVFYAKISAAIKKRQGVVFYCYNPHYVHKLYDVTMVEEPTNNPDTYRMVQPDQDSEWYTKSHISSGDAKKTVRVAYSKSLEQRAPEVANFLKNIDLDNQAISAMTHAVVIEKQEPADVAKAWVDANSATVDKWLGL comes from the coding sequence ATGAAATCTTTACGTCAATCTCTGCTGGTCGCCCTCGGCGCCTCAAGCCTGCTACTCAGCCAGGCACATGCGACTGACAAGATCACCGTTGGTGAGCCCAGCTGGCCCGGTGCAAAAATCATCGCCAACCTGATACAGGTAGTTGCCAGTGAAAAGCTTGGCGCGGAAGTCGGCCTCGCCCCAGGCGCTAACGCAGCCATTTATGCCGGTATGGACAAAGGTCGCGGGGATATCGACGTACACCCTGACGTTTGGCTACCTAACCAGCAAAGCTTTACCGACAAATACGTTGTCGAAAATGGCACGGTTGCCCTTAGCGAAGGTGCTTATGAAGGCGTCAGCGGCTTCTGCATGCCCAGTTATATGAAAACAGAACATGGCATCAGTTCTATTTACGATCTGGCCACACCTGAAGCTCAAAAACTGTTCGATTTGAATAATGACGGTAAAGGTGAAATCTGGGTCGGCGCACCAGGCTGGGGGTCAACTAAAATTAATCAGGTGAAAGTACGCGACTACGGTATCGAGGACTTTCTGGAACCAACTACAGAAGACGAAGCAGTCTTCTACGCCAAGATATCCGCAGCTATTAAAAAGCGCCAGGGCGTAGTGTTCTACTGCTACAACCCCCATTACGTGCACAAGCTGTATGACGTCACCATGGTGGAAGAGCCAACCAATAACCCTGACACATACCGTATGGTTCAGCCGGATCAGGACTCCGAATGGTATACCAAGTCACACATCAGCAGTGGCGATGCGAAAAAAACAGTTCGGGTTGCTTACTCTAAGTCACTTGAACAACGGGCACCGGAAGTCGCCAACTTTCTGAAAAATATCGACTTGGATAATCAGGCGATTAGCGCCATGACCCACGCGGTTGTTATTGAAAAACAGGAACCTGCAGATGTTGCCAAAGCCTGGGTAGATGCTAACAGCGCAACTGTCGACAAATGGCTTGGCCTGTAA
- a CDS encoding quaternary amine ABC transporter ATP-binding protein, with protein sequence MNTLTEQPAIQVNGVWKIFGDRWREALHAVQNQGISKQQVLEEYNCVVGVADASFEVAEGEIFCIMGLSGSGKSTLVRHVNRLLEPSAGHIHVNGDDVVGLNAKELRDLRNRRIAMVFQNFGLMPHRTVRDNVAMPLEIRDLPKATRWEEADRVLELVELSGWEDKYAHELSGGMQQRVGLARAIAADPQVLLMDEPFSALDPLIRRQLQDQFMQLAQVMKKTTLFITHDLDEAIRIGHRIAIMKDGRIIQIGTPEDIVTNPVDDYVADFVASISRLKFVHAASLMQSPEAYIATYGPLPDNAPRVSTGADLNTLIDNAIEWAGPIKVDNAEGETVGIIDRVDIMRGIQGNGGSE encoded by the coding sequence GTGAATACACTAACCGAGCAGCCGGCCATTCAGGTTAACGGCGTCTGGAAGATCTTCGGCGACCGTTGGCGGGAAGCACTGCACGCGGTGCAAAATCAGGGCATCAGCAAGCAACAGGTGCTGGAAGAATATAACTGCGTTGTCGGGGTTGCCGACGCCAGCTTTGAAGTCGCAGAAGGTGAAATATTCTGCATCATGGGACTATCCGGCAGTGGCAAATCAACCCTGGTACGCCACGTAAACCGCTTACTCGAACCTTCTGCAGGCCACATCCATGTTAATGGTGATGATGTCGTCGGACTGAATGCCAAGGAACTACGCGATTTACGTAATCGAAGAATCGCGATGGTATTTCAGAACTTTGGACTCATGCCACACCGCACTGTACGGGACAACGTCGCCATGCCTCTGGAAATCCGCGACTTGCCTAAGGCAACCCGCTGGGAAGAAGCCGATCGCGTGCTGGAACTGGTGGAACTGAGTGGCTGGGAAGACAAATACGCCCACGAACTTTCTGGCGGTATGCAACAAAGGGTTGGTCTGGCACGCGCTATTGCAGCAGACCCTCAGGTTTTGCTAATGGATGAACCTTTCAGCGCGCTTGATCCGCTGATTCGCCGTCAGTTACAGGATCAGTTTATGCAACTGGCACAGGTGATGAAAAAAACCACCCTTTTCATTACGCATGATCTGGACGAAGCCATCCGCATTGGCCACCGTATTGCCATCATGAAAGACGGTCGGATTATACAGATAGGTACACCGGAAGACATAGTAACGAATCCTGTCGATGACTACGTTGCAGACTTTGTTGCCAGTATTTCACGTCTCAAGTTTGTGCATGCAGCCTCTCTGATGCAAAGCCCTGAAGCCTATATTGCTACTTATGGCCCCCTGCCAGATAACGCGCCCCGGGTAAGTACAGGTGCGGATCTGAATACATTAATCGATAACGCCATTGAATGGGCCGGCCCCATAAAAGTTGATAACGCTGAAGGTGAAACCGTCGGCATTATCGACAGAGTCGATATTATGCGTGGCATCCAGGGTAACGGAGGTTCAGAATGA
- a CDS encoding ABC transporter permease produces MNSTLQHTETAPQDEKNTYQQSVDQLVDQYCVQNSSYYQQAFARISGANRFILSFNLMAALLGPIWFAARGLWNWFLVFVLLEAFACIQISLGLFSDLGAESKQRAERITATLEQRREQLASAIESGTGNVEGLTRIVNSLENAVQQALQQAQALETERMSLLIFGLVVMTAIKLIQGFIANQALEKHFTLWRSDRYMAHGISVLRGVTGLGIVAIVYGLASAQFSFPTSWSGLQTFPAPEGFRIGVSDSLKSWFDYATVAGSGFFNNITDSVRVLLDGLETLFVGTPWPVVILFIALLAWQCAGPRVAIFAIAGLMYLGLLGFWDKAMATVSLLGAAACVSISLGIPMGILCARKPRVYTFIRPVLDFMQTMPSFVYLIPIIAFFGTGKPAAILATLVFGSPPVIRLTVLGLQGVPEHVREAAISFGASPAYLLFKVDLPLAAKTIMTGVNQTIMMSLAMVVIASLIGAKGLGEDVLEALQYASTGEGILAGFAILICSMILDRIIQGKR; encoded by the coding sequence ATGAACAGCACCTTACAACATACTGAAACAGCTCCCCAGGACGAGAAAAACACCTACCAGCAAAGTGTTGATCAACTGGTTGATCAGTATTGTGTCCAAAACAGCAGTTACTATCAGCAAGCCTTTGCCCGGATCAGCGGTGCAAACCGTTTTATTCTCAGCTTCAATCTGATGGCCGCTTTACTGGGCCCCATATGGTTTGCTGCCCGGGGATTATGGAACTGGTTTCTGGTGTTTGTATTACTTGAAGCCTTTGCCTGCATTCAGATATCTCTGGGGCTATTCAGTGACCTTGGTGCTGAATCCAAACAACGGGCCGAACGCATCACAGCTACGCTGGAACAACGGCGTGAACAACTTGCCAGCGCTATTGAAAGCGGCACAGGTAACGTCGAAGGACTGACCCGCATCGTCAATTCACTGGAAAACGCCGTTCAGCAAGCACTGCAACAGGCCCAGGCATTAGAAACAGAACGTATGTCCCTGTTGATATTCGGCCTGGTAGTTATGACGGCTATTAAACTGATTCAGGGATTCATTGCCAATCAAGCACTGGAGAAACACTTCACCCTGTGGCGCTCAGATCGCTACATGGCACACGGTATCTCAGTGCTACGCGGTGTTACCGGCCTGGGAATAGTGGCCATTGTATATGGTCTTGCTTCAGCACAGTTTTCTTTTCCTACCAGCTGGTCAGGGCTGCAAACATTCCCCGCACCAGAAGGTTTCCGCATTGGCGTCAGTGACAGTCTGAAGTCCTGGTTTGACTATGCCACCGTTGCTGGCAGCGGCTTCTTCAATAACATTACCGACAGCGTGCGGGTGTTACTGGATGGCCTTGAAACACTGTTCGTCGGCACTCCATGGCCAGTGGTTATACTCTTCATCGCTTTACTGGCCTGGCAGTGTGCAGGTCCACGTGTAGCAATCTTTGCCATAGCCGGCTTAATGTATCTTGGTTTGCTGGGATTCTGGGACAAAGCTATGGCAACAGTTTCTCTGCTGGGTGCCGCTGCCTGCGTCAGTATCTCACTGGGCATTCCAATGGGTATTCTCTGTGCACGTAAGCCGCGGGTATATACCTTTATCCGTCCGGTACTGGACTTTATGCAAACCATGCCGTCGTTTGTCTATCTGATACCGATTATCGCCTTTTTCGGCACCGGTAAACCGGCCGCTATCCTGGCTACTCTGGTATTCGGTAGCCCACCGGTAATCCGACTGACAGTACTGGGATTACAGGGTGTACCTGAGCATGTGCGTGAAGCCGCTATTTCCTTTGGTGCATCGCCAGCTTACCTGCTGTTTAAGGTCGATCTGCCCCTGGCAGCTAAAACCATTATGACTGGTGTTAACCAAACCATCATGATGAGCCTGGCGATGGTAGTAATAGCCTCTTTGATCGGCGCAAAAGGTCTGGGCGAAGATGTTCTGGAAGCCTTGCAGTACGCTTCAACCGGGGAAGGCATCCTGGCCGGATTTGCGATTCTTATCTGCTCGATGATTCTTGACCGGATCATTCAGGGTAAGCGCTAA
- a CDS encoding LacI family DNA-binding transcriptional regulator, which yields MNKAVSGQSGVRQVAKLAGVSVATVSRVFNQASSVRPDTRDKVMAAAKQLNYVPNSAARSLTMNRSYTIGIVIPTIDNSIFARFIDAIEQSLATQGYGLIVATCGFDRHSESQRVEELLKMGIEGLILSGAEHDSDLLELIAARKLPLVCTSLFDADYPWPTIGYDNYSMGKAIAQHLLELGHRKFHILSGPRALIDRTRIRVQGALDCLHDAGIHDVAISETELNFADGCQAAQKLLSQSPDFTALLCTSDVLAMGVLLEAPRLNISVPRQLSVTGFDDQDWAAVSNPGLTSVHTPSRRMGDATARALMANIEYGTLISNQLIESHLVIRGSSGAAPPE from the coding sequence ATGAATAAAGCAGTGTCCGGACAAAGCGGCGTCCGTCAGGTCGCAAAACTCGCAGGGGTATCGGTAGCAACCGTTTCCCGGGTGTTTAATCAGGCATCCAGTGTACGACCGGATACCCGGGATAAAGTCATGGCGGCTGCTAAACAGCTGAACTATGTGCCTAACAGTGCTGCCCGCTCACTGACAATGAACCGCAGTTACACTATCGGCATTGTTATTCCCACCATCGATAACTCTATTTTCGCCCGCTTCATCGACGCCATCGAGCAAAGCCTTGCTACACAAGGCTATGGATTAATTGTCGCCACCTGCGGTTTTGACCGGCACAGCGAAAGCCAGCGAGTCGAAGAATTACTGAAAATGGGCATTGAAGGCCTTATTTTGTCCGGTGCGGAACATGATTCAGATCTGCTGGAACTGATTGCCGCCCGTAAACTGCCACTGGTCTGTACCAGCTTATTTGACGCAGATTACCCCTGGCCAACCATCGGTTATGACAACTACAGCATGGGTAAAGCCATCGCTCAGCACTTGTTAGAACTGGGTCACCGTAAATTCCATATTCTGTCCGGTCCACGGGCACTGATAGACCGAACCCGTATTAGGGTGCAAGGTGCACTGGACTGCCTGCATGATGCAGGTATTCATGATGTTGCTATCAGTGAAACAGAGCTGAATTTTGCAGACGGCTGTCAGGCAGCACAGAAACTTCTTAGCCAGTCGCCTGACTTCACAGCGTTGCTATGCACATCTGACGTACTTGCTATGGGTGTATTACTGGAAGCTCCCCGCCTGAATATATCTGTTCCCCGACAGTTATCTGTCACAGGATTTGACGATCAGGACTGGGCAGCCGTGAGTAATCCAGGGCTAACCAGCGTGCATACACCATCACGGCGAATGGGAGATGCAACCGCCAGAGCCTTAATGGCTAATATTGAGTATGGGACACTTATCAGCAATCAGCTGATCGAATCCCATCTGGTGATACGCGGTTCCAGCGGAGCTGCACCACCTGAGTAA
- a CDS encoding universal stress protein codes for MNIDKILVNVEEGKDHSFLLEKALRLAESSGARIELFRCCYNTSLRNSYLFDKEGLLRAEHGFMNQAEKELEELAKQIAAEGIDVDYDVCWERHHADSLVRKVLRYQPDILMHQIEKHSRLGHFLFAQSDWQLIRECPVPLLLLKEHSWSDGGHVAATVDPFHECEEPVVLDSHILNWSAGIAQHLEGEMRVMHCFNVLPHSAIFDEHVVADFEGMQVKVRREHIRALDNLLEPYGLNTDSSRVNLLEGAPHRMMLEYVDEHHVDLLVMGAVSRGVFDRLMVGSTIERILDSIHCDIMVVKSPDFECRISES; via the coding sequence GTGAACATAGATAAAATTCTGGTTAACGTTGAAGAAGGTAAGGATCATAGCTTTCTGCTTGAGAAAGCATTGCGACTGGCTGAGTCCAGCGGTGCCCGTATAGAACTGTTCCGCTGTTGCTATAACACTTCGTTGCGTAATAGTTATCTGTTCGATAAGGAAGGTTTGCTTCGGGCTGAGCACGGGTTCATGAATCAGGCTGAAAAGGAACTGGAAGAACTGGCTAAGCAGATTGCTGCTGAAGGTATCGACGTTGATTACGATGTCTGCTGGGAGCGCCATCACGCGGACAGTTTAGTACGTAAAGTTTTACGTTATCAGCCGGATATCCTGATGCATCAGATTGAAAAGCATTCCCGACTGGGACATTTCCTGTTTGCTCAGAGTGACTGGCAGTTGATCCGGGAATGCCCGGTGCCTTTATTACTGTTAAAAGAACATAGCTGGTCTGATGGTGGTCATGTGGCAGCGACGGTTGACCCTTTTCATGAGTGTGAAGAGCCCGTTGTGCTGGACAGCCATATTCTTAACTGGAGTGCCGGAATTGCTCAGCATCTGGAAGGTGAAATGCGGGTGATGCATTGCTTTAATGTACTGCCGCATTCAGCTATTTTTGATGAGCACGTTGTAGCGGATTTTGAAGGGATGCAGGTAAAGGTGCGTCGCGAACATATCAGGGCATTAGATAATCTGCTCGAACCTTATGGGCTAAATACTGACAGCTCGAGAGTAAATTTGCTGGAAGGTGCACCACATCGAATGATGCTGGAGTATGTAGATGAGCATCATGTGGATTTACTGGTAATGGGTGCGGTATCCCGGGGTGTATTTGACCGGCTTATGGTGGGCAGTACCATTGAACGTATCCTGGATTCTATTCACTGCGATATTATGGTGGTGAAATCTCCGGATTTTGAATGTCGGATTAGCGAGTCCTGA
- a CDS encoding sulfite exporter TauE/SafE family protein: protein MELVEWVMLILIVGVAGVVRGCIGFGFSALVVASATLFLPPSQVVPMIAVLEIAASIQMVLSTWRDTAWRILIYLLIGTVIATPLGVYALVVMPADNIRLLLSGVILLMSVLLAVGWQYRGPTGPMPFFGLGLVSGVCNGAAGVGGLPVATFLTAMNLTMTELRATLVMFFLLTDIVLLSTASGHGLLNEELIWQSLAMLLPMGVGIFFGSRLFNVLPEKKLRSGVIGLLILLSAVGIIRAGIQAFT from the coding sequence ATGGAACTTGTTGAATGGGTGATGCTAATCCTGATTGTGGGCGTTGCAGGTGTGGTAAGAGGCTGTATTGGCTTTGGTTTCTCGGCACTTGTTGTCGCATCAGCGACTTTATTTCTGCCGCCTTCACAGGTTGTGCCTATGATTGCTGTACTGGAAATTGCTGCGAGTATTCAGATGGTGCTGAGTACCTGGCGGGACACTGCCTGGCGTATTTTGATATATCTGCTGATAGGTACGGTGATTGCTACGCCGCTGGGGGTGTATGCGTTGGTGGTAATGCCCGCAGATAACATACGGCTGTTGCTTTCCGGTGTAATTCTGCTGATGAGTGTATTACTGGCAGTAGGCTGGCAATACCGCGGTCCCACAGGGCCGATGCCATTTTTCGGGTTAGGGCTGGTGTCTGGCGTTTGCAACGGTGCTGCAGGTGTCGGCGGTTTACCGGTTGCGACTTTTCTGACGGCTATGAATCTGACGATGACAGAGTTGCGGGCGACCTTGGTAATGTTCTTTCTGCTGACAGATATCGTTTTACTTAGCACTGCATCCGGACATGGCTTGCTGAACGAAGAGCTAATATGGCAAAGCCTGGCGATGCTGCTACCTATGGGAGTCGGAATCTTTTTCGGCTCACGTTTATTTAACGTGTTGCCTGAGAAAAAACTGCGCAGCGGTGTAATAGGATTGCTGATCCTGTTATCAGCCGTCGGCATTATTCGTGCCGGAATTCAGGCCTTTACCTAG